One stretch of Xanthomonas sp. DAR 35659 DNA includes these proteins:
- a CDS encoding dicarboxylate/amino acid:cation symporter: protein MTDTPVKAKAGMPLHWKMAIGFALGLVLGLAVHMSVGGDAPWVQTLTSYLTTPFSKLFLSLIFMLIVPLLFSALVMGISEMGDIRALGRIGWKTLGYTVVLSGIAVLLGLVLVNVLKPGIGVDRELAQQLLQQNAERASQIVDQSREQPRGMDMLLSIVPDNVVAAASSNGAILSLMFFAVMFGVGMVLSDDAKVATLRRGIEGIFEISMTLIGLVIRLAPYAVACFMFNLAALFGFELLVRLGAYVGVVVLALGLHMVVTYGLAVRFAGRSPLGFFRGTREATVMAFSTASSNATLPTALRVADEMGLPHKVSRFVLTVGATANQNGTALFEGVTVIFLAQFFGVELSIAQQCMVMLVCILGGIGTAGVPSGSLPVVALICAMVGVDPVGIGMILGVNHFLDMCRTALNVTGDLALTTLVAKGEEG from the coding sequence ATGACCGACACCCCCGTGAAGGCCAAGGCCGGCATGCCGTTGCATTGGAAAATGGCGATCGGCTTCGCGCTCGGCCTGGTGCTGGGCCTGGCGGTGCACATGAGCGTGGGCGGCGACGCGCCGTGGGTACAGACGCTGACCTCCTACCTGACCACGCCGTTCTCCAAGCTGTTCCTCAGCCTGATCTTCATGCTGATCGTGCCGCTGCTGTTCTCGGCGCTGGTGATGGGCATTTCCGAGATGGGCGACATCCGCGCGCTGGGCCGGATCGGCTGGAAGACGCTGGGCTACACGGTGGTGCTGTCCGGCATCGCGGTGCTGCTCGGACTGGTGCTGGTCAACGTGCTCAAGCCGGGGATCGGCGTGGACCGCGAGCTGGCGCAGCAATTGCTGCAGCAGAACGCCGAGCGCGCCTCGCAGATCGTCGACCAGAGCCGGGAGCAGCCGCGCGGCATGGACATGCTGTTGTCGATCGTGCCCGACAACGTGGTCGCCGCCGCCTCCAGCAATGGCGCGATCCTGTCGCTGATGTTCTTCGCGGTGATGTTCGGCGTGGGCATGGTGCTCAGCGACGACGCCAAGGTGGCGACGCTGCGGCGCGGCATCGAGGGCATCTTCGAGATATCGATGACCCTGATCGGGCTGGTGATCCGCCTGGCGCCGTATGCGGTGGCCTGCTTCATGTTCAACCTGGCGGCATTGTTCGGCTTCGAACTGCTGGTGCGGTTGGGCGCCTATGTCGGCGTGGTGGTGCTGGCGCTGGGCCTGCACATGGTGGTGACCTACGGGCTGGCGGTGCGCTTCGCCGGGCGCTCGCCGCTGGGCTTCTTCCGCGGCACCCGCGAAGCCACGGTGATGGCGTTCTCCACCGCCTCCAGCAACGCCACCTTGCCGACCGCGCTGCGCGTGGCCGATGAGATGGGCCTGCCGCACAAGGTGTCGCGGTTCGTGCTCACGGTCGGCGCCACCGCCAACCAGAACGGCACCGCGCTGTTCGAGGGCGTGACGGTGATCTTCCTGGCGCAGTTCTTCGGCGTGGAGTTGAGCATCGCCCAGCAGTGCATGGTGATGCTGGTGTGCATCCTCGGCGGCATCGGCACCGCCGGCGTGCCGTCCGGCTCGCTGCCGGTGGTGGCGCTGATCTGCGCGATGGTCGGGGTGGACCCGGTCGGCATCGGCATGATCCTGGGCGTCAACCACTTCCTGGACATGTGCCGCACCGCGCTG